The following proteins are encoded in a genomic region of Aptenodytes patagonicus chromosome 13, bAptPat1.pri.cur, whole genome shotgun sequence:
- the BRI3 gene encoding membrane protein BRI3 isoform X2, whose amino-acid sequence MDNKPLLQERPPAYSPAAQGAGYDYGQSNYGAIPAPQPGFQPPPPYPYPGAAAAAGYAVPPPTSQPNYSSTYTIIQQPATTTSVVVVGGCPACSIAASEG is encoded by the exons ATGGACAACAAACCCCTGCTGCAGGAGCGGCCCCCCGCCTACAGCCCCGCCGCCCAGGGCGCGGGCTACGACTACGGGCAGAGCAACTACGGCGCCatccccgccccgcagcccggctTCCAGCCGCCCCCGCCCTACCCCTACCCGGGCGCCGCGGCTGCCGCAG gGTATGCTGTTCCTCCACCAACATCACAGCCAAACTATTCGAGCACGTACACCATTATTCAACAGCCTGCTACCACCACTTCTGTAGTAGTAGTTGGTGGCTGTCCTGCCTGCAG
- the TECPR1 gene encoding tectonin beta-propeller repeat-containing protein 1 isoform X2 yields MAMPSSLLWAVDIFGRVYTLSTVGQYWELCKDTQLEFKRVSAVKECCWGIACDHQVYTYVFSGDVPIRYQEETYENQRWNPVGGFCEKLLPSDRWQWSDVSGLKHQQLDSFTLPSPHWEWESDWYVDENIGGEPTEKGGWTYAIDFPSTYTKDKKWNSCVRRRRWIRYRRYKSRDVWAKIVSHDDPDQLPDPFNDISIGGWEITDEPLGRLSVWAVSLQGRVWYRENVCHHNPEGSMWSLITTPGEVVQISCGPYDLLWATLWEGQAIVREGIDRNNPQGISWSIVESPSSENGIMHVSVGVDVVWCVTKDRKVWFRRGVNSHNPCGTSWIEMVGEMMMVTVGLNNQVWGIGCDDRAIYFRQGVTPSELSGKTWKAIVSGRESDRSQTGSSTSLLSAGCFFTDDIQNQTHAIIQGDADTSSDTELPSVPVNLANTPPMGAAASGSGNGTGNQPAEIRANLTVDPLDSDQGEATVASTNNEKANLEMHKSSTNPNPSAELQWTNIDLKEAQKHPVLSVSTFAETSSLSSLGMFSVGAEEQYGADEHPLWAWVSGGGCLVDLHSPLKWFTVLSGLSSSVQSLSLSITPAQTAAWRKQIFQQLSERTKRELENFRHYEQAIEQSVWVKTGTLQWWRNWKPHKWMDVRVALEQFTGSDGMRDSILFIYYMYHEEKKLSLLNMSCCESRRIQGPPSLHAIWSVTCKGDIFVSEPSSELEARPQLMPCDQMFWRQVGGHLRLIECNNRGIVWGIGYDHTAWVYTGGYGGGFIQGLASSADNIYMQSDVKYVHIYENQRWNPVTGYSSRGLPTDRYMWSDASGLQECTKINTKPPSPQWSWVSDWYIDFNTSGGTDREGWQYAADFPASYHGHKTMKDFVRRRRWARKCKIVTNGPWLEVPPVTLWDISIIPSSDADDEEAVALWAISDKGDVLCRLGVTQQNPAGTSWLHVGTDQPFISISIGAFYQVWAIARDGSAFYRGSVSPKKPAGDCWYHIPSPQKQKLKQVSVGRTSVFVLDKNGNLWYRQGITPSYPQGSTWDHVSNNIRKMSVGPLDQVWVIADKVQGSHSLSCGTVCHRTGVQPMEPKGLSWDYGIGGGWEHITVRGNATEASRVAMHDTSEENPAVSKDLEDEESKGKTEHSKTPLMVSESQELDRNAVNC; encoded by the exons ATGGCCATGCCCAGTTCCCTTTTGTGGGCTGTTGACATTTTTGGGAGGGTTTACACTCTGTCTACTGTTGGCCAGTACTGGGAACTCTGTAAGGACACACAGCTGGAATTCAAACGGGTCTCTGCTGTCAAAGAGTGCTGCTGGGGAATAGCCTGTGATCATCAAGTATACACCTATGTGTTCTCGGGTGACGTTCCTATTAGATACCAGGAAGAAACCTACGAGAATCAG CGCTGGAATCCAGTTGGTGGCTTTTGTGAGAAATTACTGCCCAGTGACCGCTGGCAGTGGAGTGATGTGAGCGGGCTAAAACATCAGCAGCTTGATAGTTTCACACTCCCTTCACCACACTGGGAGTGGGAATCTGACTGGTATGTGGATGAAAATATTGGAGGGGAACCAACAGAGAAAGGG GGCTGGACTTACGCCATAGACTTCCCCAGCACCTACACAAAGGATAAGAAATGGAATTCTTGTGTCAGACGCAGGAGGTGGATCAGATACAGGAGATACAAATCACGGGACGTTTGGGCGAAG ATCGTATCACATGATGATCCAGATCAGTTGCCAGATCCTTTCAATGATATCTCCATTGGAGGATGGGAAATCACCGATGAGCCTCTTGGACGTTTATCAGTATGGGCAGTTTCTTTACAAGGAAGG GTATGGTACAGAGAAAATGTTTGCCATCACAATCCAGAAGGTTCCATGTGGTCCTTAATCACGACTCCTGGTGAAGTTGTACAGATCAGCTGTGGACCATATGACCTCCTTTGGGCAACTCTTTGGGAAGGGCAAGCTATTGTGAGAGAAGGAATTGATAGGAATAACCCTCAAG GAATTTCCTGGAGTATTGTGGAGTCTCCAAGCTCTGAAAATGGGATTATGCACGTCTCTGTGGGTGTTGATGTGGTATGGTGTGTTACAAAGGATAGAAAA GTGTGGTTTAGAAGAGGAGTGAACTCACATAATCCTTGCGGAACAAGCTGGATTGAAATGGTTGGAGAAATGATGATGGTAACTGTAGGCTTAAATAACCAG GTCTGGGGAATCGGCTGCGATGACAGAGCAATTTATTTTCGTCAAGGTGTCACACCAAGTGAGCTCAGTGGGAAGACGTGGAAGGCAATTGTATCTGGCCGAGAGAGTGACAGATCTCAGACCGGGAGCTCAACAAGTCTGCTCAG TGCTGGCTGTTTCTTTACGGATGATATTCAGAACCAAACGCACGCGATCATTCAGGGTGATGCAGATACTTCCTCTGATACAGAGCTTCCAAGTGTACCCGTGAACCTTGCCAACACTCCCCCGATGGGAGCTGCAGCCAGCGGCAGTGGTAATGGCACAGGCAACCAGCCAGCAGAAATACGTGCAAATTTGACTGTGGATCCTCTGGACTCTGATCAAGGAGAAGCCACTGTTGCTTCGACTAATAATGAGAAAGCTAATCTTGAAATGCATAAATCTTCTACAAACCCAAAtccttctgcagaactgcagTGGACAAACATTGACTTGAAGGAGGCCCAAAAGCATCCAGTCCTCTCTGTCAGCACCTTTGCAGAAACATCCAGCCTGTCTTCCCTTGGCATGTTCTCAGTGGGAGCTGAAGAACAGTACGGAGCTGATGAGCACCCACTGTGGGCCTGGGTGTCTGGGGGAGGCTGTCTTGTAGATTTGCACAGCCCATTGAAATGGTTCACTGTTCTGTCAG GTTTGTCATCCTCTGTGCAATCTCTATCCCTGTCTATCACTCCAGCACAGACAGCAGCATGGCGAAAGCAGATTTTTCAGCAGCTCAGTGAAAGGACAAAACGGGAACTGGAGAATTTTAGGCACTACGAACAGGCTATTGAGCAG TCGGTTTGGGTTAAAACTGGAACCTTGCAATGGTGGAGGAATTGGAAGCCTCATAAATGGATGGATGTTCGAGTTGCACTTGAGCAATTCACTGGGAGCGATGGAATGCGCGACAGCATCCTGTTCATCTATTACATGTATCATGAGGAGAAAAAG CTGTCTTTGCTGAACATGTCCTGTTGTGAAAGCAGACGGATTCAGGGCCCTCCTTCTCTCCATGCCATTTGGTCAGTTACTTGTAAAGGAGACATCTTTGTTAGTGAGCCAAGTTCTGAACTGGAGGCCAGACCACAGCTGATGCCATGTGATCAAAT GTTTTGGCGTCAAGTTGGAGGTCATCTTCGACTGATAGAGTGCAATAACCGAGGCATAGTGTGGGGCATAGGATATGATCACACAGCTTGGGTTTATACTGGTGGATATGGAGGTGGCTTCATTCAAG GACTGGCCAGTAGTGCCGATAACATTTATATGCAGTCAGATGTGAAATATGTTCACATCTATGAGAACCAACGGTGGAACCCAGTCACTGGATATAGCAGCAG GGGTCTGCCCACAGACAGATACATGTGGAGTGATGCATCTGGCCTGCAGGAATGTACAAAAATCAATACCAAGCCTCCTTCTCCACAGTGGTCTTGG GTATCCGATTGGTATATTGATTTTAATACTTCAGGCGGAACTGATCGGGAAGGCTGGCAGTATGCAGCAGACTTTCCAGC GTCCTACCATGGTCACAAGACAATGAAAGACTTTGTCCGACGGAGGCGCTGGGCAAG aaaatgtAAGATAGTCACCAACGGGCCATGGCTGGAAGTGCCTCCTGTTACCCTGTGGGACATCTCCATAATTCCCAGTTCAGATGCAGATGATGAAGAAGCAGTAGCACTGTGGGCAATCAGTGACAAAGGAGACGTGCTCTGCAGGCTTGGAGTGACACAGCAAAATCCAGCT GGAACATCCTGGCTTCATGTGGGGACAGATCAGCCCTTCATTTCCATCTCAATTGGAGCGTTTTACCAAGTGTGGGCTATTGCTAGAGATGGTTCTGCCTTCTATCGGGGTTCAGTGTCTCCAAAGAAACCTGCAG GTGACTGTTGGTACCATATTCCTTCACCtcaaaaacaaaagttaaaacaaGTCTCAGTAGGACGAACGTCTGTGTTTGTGTTGGATAAAAACg GCAATCTTTGGTACCGGCAAGGTATCACACCAAGCTACCCTCAAGGATCTACTTGGGATCACGTTTCAAATAATATCCGTAAAATGTCTGTAGGACCCCTGGACCAG GTCTGGGTGATAGCTGACAAAGTGCAAGGAAGTCATAGTTTGAGCTGTGGGACCGTCTGCCATCGGACTGGTGTTCAGCCAATGGAACCTAAAGGCCTCTCATGGGATTATGGTATTGGG GGTGGGTGGGAGCACATCACAGTCAGAGGAAATGCAACTGAAGCATCTAGGGTCGCTATGCATGATACTTCTGAGGAAAACCCTGCAGTATCAAAGGATTTGGAAGATGAGGAGAGTAAAGGGAAAACAGAACACTCTAAAACCCCTCTGATGGTCAGTGAAAGTCAAGAATTGGACAGAAATGCTGTTAATTGTTAA
- the TECPR1 gene encoding tectonin beta-propeller repeat-containing protein 1 isoform X1 — protein MAMPSSLLWAVDIFGRVYTLSTVGQYWELCKDTQLEFKRVSAVKECCWGIACDHQVYTYVFSGDVPIRYQEETYENQRWNPVGGFCEKLLPSDRWQWSDVSGLKHQQLDSFTLPSPHWEWESDWYVDENIGGEPTEKGGWTYAIDFPSTYTKDKKWNSCVRRRRWIRYRRYKSRDVWAKIVSHDDPDQLPDPFNDISIGGWEITDEPLGRLSVWAVSLQGRVWYRENVCHHNPEGSMWSLITTPGEVVQISCGPYDLLWATLWEGQAIVREGIDRNNPQGISWSIVESPSSENGIMHVSVGVDVVWCVTKDRKVWFRRGVNSHNPCGTSWIEMVGEMMMVTVGLNNQVWGIGCDDRAIYFRQGVTPSELSGKTWKAIVSGRESDRSQTGSSTSLLSAGCFFTDDIQNQTHAIIQGDADTSSDTELPSVPVNLANTPPMGAAASGSGNGTGNQPAEIRANLTVDPLDSDQGEATVASTNNEKANLEMHKSSTNPNPSAELQWTNIDLKEAQKHPVLSVSTFAETSSLSSLGMFSVGAEEQYGADEHPLWAWVSGGGCLVDLHSPLKWFTVLSGLSSSVQSLSLSITPAQTAAWRKQIFQQLSERTKRELENFRHYEQAIEQSVWVKTGTLQWWRNWKPHKWMDVRVALEQFTGSDGMRDSILFIYYMYHEEKKYIHVFLNEVTIIVEVLNEAKHSFALYTPERTKQRWPIRLAAATEQEMHDWLSLLNMSCCESRRIQGPPSLHAIWSVTCKGDIFVSEPSSELEARPQLMPCDQMFWRQVGGHLRLIECNNRGIVWGIGYDHTAWVYTGGYGGGFIQGLASSADNIYMQSDVKYVHIYENQRWNPVTGYSSRGLPTDRYMWSDASGLQECTKINTKPPSPQWSWVSDWYIDFNTSGGTDREGWQYAADFPASYHGHKTMKDFVRRRRWARKCKIVTNGPWLEVPPVTLWDISIIPSSDADDEEAVALWAISDKGDVLCRLGVTQQNPAGTSWLHVGTDQPFISISIGAFYQVWAIARDGSAFYRGSVSPKKPAGDCWYHIPSPQKQKLKQVSVGRTSVFVLDKNGNLWYRQGITPSYPQGSTWDHVSNNIRKMSVGPLDQVWVIADKVQGSHSLSCGTVCHRTGVQPMEPKGLSWDYGIGGGWEHITVRGNATEASRVAMHDTSEENPAVSKDLEDEESKGKTEHSKTPLMVSESQELDRNAVNC, from the exons ATGGCCATGCCCAGTTCCCTTTTGTGGGCTGTTGACATTTTTGGGAGGGTTTACACTCTGTCTACTGTTGGCCAGTACTGGGAACTCTGTAAGGACACACAGCTGGAATTCAAACGGGTCTCTGCTGTCAAAGAGTGCTGCTGGGGAATAGCCTGTGATCATCAAGTATACACCTATGTGTTCTCGGGTGACGTTCCTATTAGATACCAGGAAGAAACCTACGAGAATCAG CGCTGGAATCCAGTTGGTGGCTTTTGTGAGAAATTACTGCCCAGTGACCGCTGGCAGTGGAGTGATGTGAGCGGGCTAAAACATCAGCAGCTTGATAGTTTCACACTCCCTTCACCACACTGGGAGTGGGAATCTGACTGGTATGTGGATGAAAATATTGGAGGGGAACCAACAGAGAAAGGG GGCTGGACTTACGCCATAGACTTCCCCAGCACCTACACAAAGGATAAGAAATGGAATTCTTGTGTCAGACGCAGGAGGTGGATCAGATACAGGAGATACAAATCACGGGACGTTTGGGCGAAG ATCGTATCACATGATGATCCAGATCAGTTGCCAGATCCTTTCAATGATATCTCCATTGGAGGATGGGAAATCACCGATGAGCCTCTTGGACGTTTATCAGTATGGGCAGTTTCTTTACAAGGAAGG GTATGGTACAGAGAAAATGTTTGCCATCACAATCCAGAAGGTTCCATGTGGTCCTTAATCACGACTCCTGGTGAAGTTGTACAGATCAGCTGTGGACCATATGACCTCCTTTGGGCAACTCTTTGGGAAGGGCAAGCTATTGTGAGAGAAGGAATTGATAGGAATAACCCTCAAG GAATTTCCTGGAGTATTGTGGAGTCTCCAAGCTCTGAAAATGGGATTATGCACGTCTCTGTGGGTGTTGATGTGGTATGGTGTGTTACAAAGGATAGAAAA GTGTGGTTTAGAAGAGGAGTGAACTCACATAATCCTTGCGGAACAAGCTGGATTGAAATGGTTGGAGAAATGATGATGGTAACTGTAGGCTTAAATAACCAG GTCTGGGGAATCGGCTGCGATGACAGAGCAATTTATTTTCGTCAAGGTGTCACACCAAGTGAGCTCAGTGGGAAGACGTGGAAGGCAATTGTATCTGGCCGAGAGAGTGACAGATCTCAGACCGGGAGCTCAACAAGTCTGCTCAG TGCTGGCTGTTTCTTTACGGATGATATTCAGAACCAAACGCACGCGATCATTCAGGGTGATGCAGATACTTCCTCTGATACAGAGCTTCCAAGTGTACCCGTGAACCTTGCCAACACTCCCCCGATGGGAGCTGCAGCCAGCGGCAGTGGTAATGGCACAGGCAACCAGCCAGCAGAAATACGTGCAAATTTGACTGTGGATCCTCTGGACTCTGATCAAGGAGAAGCCACTGTTGCTTCGACTAATAATGAGAAAGCTAATCTTGAAATGCATAAATCTTCTACAAACCCAAAtccttctgcagaactgcagTGGACAAACATTGACTTGAAGGAGGCCCAAAAGCATCCAGTCCTCTCTGTCAGCACCTTTGCAGAAACATCCAGCCTGTCTTCCCTTGGCATGTTCTCAGTGGGAGCTGAAGAACAGTACGGAGCTGATGAGCACCCACTGTGGGCCTGGGTGTCTGGGGGAGGCTGTCTTGTAGATTTGCACAGCCCATTGAAATGGTTCACTGTTCTGTCAG GTTTGTCATCCTCTGTGCAATCTCTATCCCTGTCTATCACTCCAGCACAGACAGCAGCATGGCGAAAGCAGATTTTTCAGCAGCTCAGTGAAAGGACAAAACGGGAACTGGAGAATTTTAGGCACTACGAACAGGCTATTGAGCAG TCGGTTTGGGTTAAAACTGGAACCTTGCAATGGTGGAGGAATTGGAAGCCTCATAAATGGATGGATGTTCGAGTTGCACTTGAGCAATTCACTGGGAGCGATGGAATGCGCGACAGCATCCTGTTCATCTATTACATGTATCATGAGGAGAAAAAG tATATCCACGTGTTCCTGAATGAAGTCACTATCATAGTTGAAGTTCTGAATGAAGCCAAACATTCCTTTGCACTGTATACACCTGAAAGGACGAAGCAGCGATGGCCAATTCGCCTGGCAGCCGCAACAGAACAAGAAATGCATGACTGG CTGTCTTTGCTGAACATGTCCTGTTGTGAAAGCAGACGGATTCAGGGCCCTCCTTCTCTCCATGCCATTTGGTCAGTTACTTGTAAAGGAGACATCTTTGTTAGTGAGCCAAGTTCTGAACTGGAGGCCAGACCACAGCTGATGCCATGTGATCAAAT GTTTTGGCGTCAAGTTGGAGGTCATCTTCGACTGATAGAGTGCAATAACCGAGGCATAGTGTGGGGCATAGGATATGATCACACAGCTTGGGTTTATACTGGTGGATATGGAGGTGGCTTCATTCAAG GACTGGCCAGTAGTGCCGATAACATTTATATGCAGTCAGATGTGAAATATGTTCACATCTATGAGAACCAACGGTGGAACCCAGTCACTGGATATAGCAGCAG GGGTCTGCCCACAGACAGATACATGTGGAGTGATGCATCTGGCCTGCAGGAATGTACAAAAATCAATACCAAGCCTCCTTCTCCACAGTGGTCTTGG GTATCCGATTGGTATATTGATTTTAATACTTCAGGCGGAACTGATCGGGAAGGCTGGCAGTATGCAGCAGACTTTCCAGC GTCCTACCATGGTCACAAGACAATGAAAGACTTTGTCCGACGGAGGCGCTGGGCAAG aaaatgtAAGATAGTCACCAACGGGCCATGGCTGGAAGTGCCTCCTGTTACCCTGTGGGACATCTCCATAATTCCCAGTTCAGATGCAGATGATGAAGAAGCAGTAGCACTGTGGGCAATCAGTGACAAAGGAGACGTGCTCTGCAGGCTTGGAGTGACACAGCAAAATCCAGCT GGAACATCCTGGCTTCATGTGGGGACAGATCAGCCCTTCATTTCCATCTCAATTGGAGCGTTTTACCAAGTGTGGGCTATTGCTAGAGATGGTTCTGCCTTCTATCGGGGTTCAGTGTCTCCAAAGAAACCTGCAG GTGACTGTTGGTACCATATTCCTTCACCtcaaaaacaaaagttaaaacaaGTCTCAGTAGGACGAACGTCTGTGTTTGTGTTGGATAAAAACg GCAATCTTTGGTACCGGCAAGGTATCACACCAAGCTACCCTCAAGGATCTACTTGGGATCACGTTTCAAATAATATCCGTAAAATGTCTGTAGGACCCCTGGACCAG GTCTGGGTGATAGCTGACAAAGTGCAAGGAAGTCATAGTTTGAGCTGTGGGACCGTCTGCCATCGGACTGGTGTTCAGCCAATGGAACCTAAAGGCCTCTCATGGGATTATGGTATTGGG GGTGGGTGGGAGCACATCACAGTCAGAGGAAATGCAACTGAAGCATCTAGGGTCGCTATGCATGATACTTCTGAGGAAAACCCTGCAGTATCAAAGGATTTGGAAGATGAGGAGAGTAAAGGGAAAACAGAACACTCTAAAACCCCTCTGATGGTCAGTGAAAGTCAAGAATTGGACAGAAATGCTGTTAATTGTTAA
- the BHLHA15 gene encoding class A basic helix-loop-helix protein 15: MKTKTKGKKQRHTVDKEAFSEESAMRKKELVKCLQHKERRNGGKKESSKITTARAKHPWSNKDRNLRRLESNERERQRMHKLNNAFQALREVIPHVRAENKLSKIETLTLAKNYIKSLTSIILNMSNGHFPAAEGMGGAWVSKLYRHYQQQHGDDDHEEHLQKYST; the protein is encoded by the coding sequence ATGAAGAccaaaaccaaaggaaagaagcaaaggcATACTGTTGACAAAGAAGCATTTTCTGAGGAGTcagcaatgagaaaaaaagaactggtGAAATGTTTGCAACACAAAGAAAGGAGgaatgggggaaagaaggagagcAGCAAGATCACTACAGCCAGAGCCAAGCATCCTTGGAGCAATAAGGACAGAAATTTGAGGAGACTGGAAAGCAATGAGCGGGAGAGGCAGAGAATGCACAAGCTCAACAATGCGTTCCAGGCTTTGCGGGAGGTGATCCCTCATGTGAGAGCTGAGAATAAACTTTCCAAAATAGAGACTCTCACACTGGccaaaaattacattaaatccTTGACCTCCATTATACTCAATATGTCCAACGGACACtttccagcagcagaagggaTGGGAGGAGCCTGGGTGTCCAAATTGTACCGGCATTATCAACAACAACATGGGGATGATGATCATGAGGAACATCTACAAAAATACTCCACATAG